From the genome of Lates calcarifer isolate ASB-BC8 unplaced genomic scaffold, TLL_Latcal_v3 _unitig_1152_quiver_589, whole genome shotgun sequence, one region includes:
- the LOC108886850 gene encoding FH2 domain-containing protein 1, translating into MHVMGSVSPANERQGFALREEDVAVAVPTSPPSPPLRFSDIEGNRTKPPPPATAPPPPPPPPLPPPPPPPPPPILPMVPGLGDPTGGGLSKKKRVRSFFWKTIPEEQVKGRANLWTQGRVQQQYQIDVQTIEELFGQNDCQSNPKAPPTRGERIRSSFRETKEEVSILDAKRGMNIGIFLKQFKRSNQMIVDDIRHGNSEPYGVEPLRELLKLLPETEEVKKLKSYRGDVSKLSLADSFIYLLIQLPSYTVRIESMLLKEEFPGVCEAMKTDIGILRSATKELMCCEELHAVLHLVLQAGNILNAGGYAGNAVGFKLSSLLSLADTKANKPGMNLLHFVALEAQKKDERLLEFPLKLSHVQAAARISLETLDAELKWLMTRTRSVEESVQRDTELLQQLDSFLQSATSSLCSLRGSRQQLRKEGSELIDFFCEDRDTFRLDDCFSIFHTFCSRFTNAVKENMEREAKEAARRRRLQNLEEQKRHSWAGGEEVGGGFRLRCSSEADMPAAMSRHDDTGLLMELLTPKSHPRSPLLGHSGSLRRSRNSPSSSPSLAAERELSTFLEMGTPDRKVGQTAFRSTSPKPGLRSPGLSPQTLPQSLKVTTFTFPENQQPQAGEMAPQIPSSPPKTSWSPKNTNTHHTTTKYLSRDAAQTVDAINPTKKFTVTATSDSNQQSDHNNNGKDRLGHQTQSGLRGEPTRMNKSDQDFSGQITRCDEKIESSTTGNMSVVVETCTLVPELKVFDKVTNLTSHNKGHHISGHHQDDLVITDLEEGVDKSQAQKVQTMSQIGNTDISDVQVSETSCSPSQKDEGQEDKVVVWCVTGVCEAASELTQTDNAHAQTEKDQVRNDNQGGNQQASSSPANHTPSEPQPANEKPVPAPISSQPVPVSRCDDPSLQGSSPRWHPAEPASANEAPALTTDASEEGKELANQGEEAEGTTNETQDVETIPEQSPDDKDRKNAASCQKTNENPGAPSTNGEASKPSTKNTPTSKTRLAGMKPNATPKTTSTTNKYKPVRTLTNSENQGMRRVVPITRTSRGVPSQGNHPEKAPGHQQGSSKTPALTSLSISNLNSTSHRRGEKPSTAPSSRRSSINKMQDPKDPKDQAVSDTQASAKEQNRDLQRMPSIRKPLTKPKPQQEEKICRSTLRALTQAAEGGGGGGGSISAPATPLHKTTTPSSSLLPGFARNTASSSFRRTHTTLAPPHSPHTGSDSSHKSSTKTTTSSSVTPTSTSSAFTRTGSLRVPTTTTRSKDLLNPSSSPLKRSQSIRTSPHSPLHDSLTPPKGHRQNDSGSFSDKSANSRDSVKPTRPSWR; encoded by the exons ATGCACGTGATGGGCAGCGTTTCCCCGGCCAATGAGAGGCAGGGTTTCGCCCTCCGAGAGGAGGACGTGGCCGTCGCCGTGCCgacttctcctccttctcctccactaAGATTTTCTGATATTGAAGGCAACCGGACGAAACCGCCTCCCCCTGCCActgctccccctcctcctcctccgccacctcttcctcctcctcctcctcctcctcctcctcctataCTGCCCATGGTTCCAGGACTGGGAGACCCCACAGGAGGAGGTCTGAGTAAGAAGAAGAGGGTGAGGAGTTTCTTCTGGAAAACGATACCAGAGGAGCAG gtAAAGGGGCGGGCCAACCTGTGGACTCAGGGCCGAGTGCAGCAGCAGTACCAGATCGACGTCCAGACCATTGAGGAACTGTTTGGTCAGAACGACTGTCAATCAAACCCCAAGGCCCCGCCcaccagaggagagaggatcAGGAGCTCATTTAGAGAAACCAAAGAggag GTCTCCATTCTGGATGCCAAGCGAGGGATGAACATTGGGATTTTCCTCAAACAGTTCAAGAG GTCCAATCAGATGATAGTAGATGATATTCGCCATGGCAACAGTGAGCCCTATGGGGTGGAGCCTCTAAGAGAGCTGCTGAAACTGCTGCcagaaacagaggag GTAAAGAAACTAAAGTCGTACCGAGGTGACGTCTCCAAGCTCTCATTGGCCGATTCCTTCATCTACCTGCTGATTCAGCTCCCCAG TTACACAGTCCGGATAGAGTCCATGCTGTTGAAGGAGGAGTTTCCCGGAGTGTGTGAAGCCATGAAAACAGACATTGGGATCCTTCGTTCTGCCACCAAAG AGTTAATGTGTTGTGAGGAGCTCCATGCTGTTCTCCACCTGGTGCTGCAGGCTGGAAACATCCTCAACGCT ggagGTTATGCAGGAAACGCAGTGGGCTTCAAGCTGtcctccctcctgtctctgGCTGACACCAAGGCCAACAAACCGGGCATGAACCTGCTGCACTTTGTTGCTCTG GAAGCCCAGAAAAAAGACGAGAGGCTGTTGGAGTTTCCTCTGAAGCTTAGTCACGTCCAGGCTGCAGCCAG GATCTCTTTGGAAACATTGGACGCTGAGCTGAAGTGGCTGATGACCCGCACACGCTCAGTAGAGGAGAGTGtccagagagacacagagctgctgcagcaactGGACAGTTTCctgcag tctgcAACCTCGTCTCTGTGTTCCCTGCGTGGAAGTCGGCAGCAGCTGAGGAAGGAAGGCAGCGAGCTCATTGATTTCTTCTGTGAGGACAGAGATACGTTCAGACTGGACGACTGCTTCAGCATCTTTCACACCTTCTGTTCTAGGTTCACTAATGCTGTCAAG GAAAACATGGAGAGGGAGGCTAAGGAAGCGGCCCGACGCCGGCGCTTGCAGAATCTGGAGGAGCAGAAGAGGCACTCCTGGGCAGGGGGTGAGGAG GTGGGTGGAGGCTTCAGGTTGCGCTGCAGCAGTGAGGCGGACATGCCTGCTGCCATGTCACGACATGACGACACCGGGCTACTGATGGAGCTCCTGACCCCAAAGTCTCATCCCCGCTCACCCCTTCTGGGGCACTCTGGGAGTTTACGACGTTCCCGGAACTCTCCGTCCAGCTCGCCATCTCTTGCTGCTGAGCGTGAACTGAGCACTTTTCTAGAAATGGGGACCCCTGACCGCAAAGTTGGCCAGACAGCTTTCCGATCAACCTCACCTAAACCTGGGCTTAGAAGTCCAGGACTCTCCCCTCAGACTCTGCCCCAAAGTCTAAAGGTCACAACATTCACCTTCCCCGAAAACCAGCAGCCTCAAGCGGGTGAGATGGCACCACAGATCCCCTCATCACCTCCCAAGACTTCTTGGAgtccaaaaaacacaaacacgcacCATACAACCACCAAGTACCTCAGCCGCGATGCTGCACAAACAGTAGATGCCATTAATCCCACAAAAAAATTTACAGTGACAGCTACCTCTGATTCAAACCAGCAATCCGACCACAACAACAACGGCAAAGATCGACTTGGCCATCAAACTCAATCTGGTTTGAGAGGGGAACCAACTAGAATGAACAAATCTGATCAGGACTTCAGTGGACAAATCACCCGCTGTGATGAGAAGATCGAATCCAGCACTACAGGCAACATGTCTGTGGTTGTAGAAACATGCACATTGGTGCCTGAGCTTAAAGTGTTTGATAAGGTCACTAACTTGACCAGTCATAACAAAGGGCATCACATTAGTGGACATCACCAGGATGATCTAGTAATCACAGATTTGGAGGAAGGAGTGGACAAATCCCAAGCCCAGAAGGTGCAGACTATGTCCCAGATTGGGAATACAGACATATCTGATGTGCAGGTTTCTGAAACAAGCTGTTCTCCGTCACAAAAAGATGAAGGACAGGAGGACAAGGTGgttgtgtggtgtgtgacaggtgtgtgCGAGGCAGCCAGCGAACTCACACAAACTGACAACGCACACGCACAAACTGAGAAGGATCAGGTTCGAAATGACAATCAGGGAGGAAACCAGCAAGCGTCCTCTTCCCCAGCCAATCACACACCTTCAGAACCTCAACCAGCCAATGAGAAGCCAGTGCCTGCACCCATCAGCAGCCAACCAGTGCCTGTCTCTCGCTGTGACGATCCGTCACTTCAAGGCTCTTCCCCCAGGTGGCACCCAGCAGAGCCTGCATCAGCCAATGAAGCGCCTGCTCTCACCACAGATGCCTCTGAGGAAGGTAAGGAATTGGCCAATCAAGGAGAAGAAGCAGAGGGTACCACCAATGAAACACAAGATGTGGAGACCATTCCAGAACAATCACCAGATGATAAGGACAGAAAAAATGCTGCGTCTTGTCAAAAGACCAATGAAAACCCTGGAGCACCCTCCACCAATGGAGAGGCATCCAAACCATCCACCAAGAACACCCCTACCTCAAAAACTCGACTCGCTGGGATGAAACCTAATGCAACCCCAAaaaccacctccaccaccaacaAATACAAACCCGTCCGCACCCTCACAAACTCAGAGAACCAGGGCATGAGGCGGGTTGTACCCATTACCCGAACCAGCCGAGGCGTTCCCTCCCAGGGTAACCACCCTGAGAAGGCTCCTGGCCACCAACAGGGATCCTCCAAGACTCCAGCGCTCACCAGTCTGTCCATCTCCAACCTCAACAGCACCTCCCACCGACGAGGAGAGAAGCCTTCCACTGCTCCATCTTCCAGACGGTCCAGCATCAACAAGATGCAAGACCCCAAGGATCCGAAAGACCAGGCAGTATCAGATACTCAGGCATCTGCCAAAGAGCAGAACCGGGACTTGCAAAGGATGCCGTCCATCCGAAAACCCTTAACAAAACCCAAACCCCAGCAGGAAGAGAAGATTTGTCGCTCCACTCTGCGAGCTCTCACTCAGGCtgcagagggaggtggaggaggaggaggcagtaTCAGTGCCCCTGCTACACCTTTGCACAAAACCACAACACCTTCATCATCCCTACTTCCAGGTTTTGCCCGAAACACCGCCTCCTCTTCCTTCAGACGGACCCACACCACCCTTGCTCCACCTCATTCACCCCACACTGGCTCAGACTCTTCTCATAAATCCTCCACGAagaccaccacctcctcctctgtcacaccaaccAGCACCTCTTCTGCTTTCACCCGAACAGGCTCATTGAGAGTCCCGACCACTACCACCAGATCTAAAGATCTCCTCAACCCATCCTCCTCCCCGCTAAAGAGGTCTCAGAGCATCAGGACATCTCCTCACTCGCCCCTCCATGACTCACTGACTCCACCTAAAGGCCACCGGCAGAATGACAGCGGCAGCTTTTCCGACAAGTCAGCTAACTCTAGGGACTCGGTCAAGCCCACAAGGCCGAGCTGGAGGTAA